The window AGATTCATTATGCAGTCAGTACGGCCTGAAGCCTACAAGCCTCTCTGACCTTATGTTAAAGGTCAATTTTCCTGACCCGAACCAGGAGTACGGCTTTAGCGGAGAAGAAAACTCTATCTATCTCCCCCTTTATGAAGAACTGAATGCCGTCAGTTCTCTTTCTGAAACGGGAAGCGATTTTCTGGCTTACATTCAGCTTGTTCTTGACCCTGAGAAGGCAAGTTCGGAATACCTCGCGGACTTTTTCAACAATCCTCTCGGGCTAAAGATCCGGAAGGCCTGGGGAGCGAAGGGCTTTATCCTGAGACCTGAAATTAGGGAACCTGAAGAACCGGCTACGGTACTCTCGGAGGTTTCTGCCCTGCCTGGCGCTGCCGAAGAGGCTTCTTTTTCAGGAGAATCCGGATATTCAGAAATTATCTCCCCCGTGGCGGCAAATGAAATCACATTTGCAGGCAAAGCTTCGGTTGAAAATATGTGCACGGAAACAGGGGAGAACACTTCTGTACTTTCGGGCGCAGCTGTTCCTCTTCGTCCAGAAATTTCATCTTTACCACATGTGGATCTTGATTCTCTCACACGCAGCAAACTCTATCTCCCTGACCTGCAGGTCCAGCTTGAGGTCCTTAAAATCAAAGATCTCACAAAAGAACTTATTTCCCAGCTAAGTGTGTTCGAGTGCAGACTTTCAACCTATCCAAAGAGTATAACCCATATCCGCAAGAAGCTCGAAATTATCCGTGAGGCAGTGAAGCTTGCAAATGATTCCGACTATATTCTGGAATTGATCAGGCGAGGGGAGAGCAAGAAACTTGAGTTCAAGTCCACGCTGCGAATGAACCTTATTACCGAAAAGTCTGACTGGAATATCGAACATGCAGTCCTGAAGACAATAGTCGCTTACCTGAACACCGACGGTGGAATCCTTCTTGTCGGAGTTTCCAATAACGGGGAGGTTTTGGGAATCAAAAACGACGGCTTTCCGAACGAAGACAAGTTCCTCCTGCATTTCAAACAGCTCATAAAACAGCATATAGGCCTTAACTACGCTCCCATGATAGAATACGCCCTTGTGCCTGTAAACGGCAAAAAAGTCCTGGAAATCGACTGCATAAAAAGTGATAAGGCTGTTTTCCTCAACCCGGATCGAAATGACGAAGAGTTCTATATCCGCATAGGTCCATCAAGCGAAAGGCTCACAGGCAGTAAACTGATCGAGTACGTGAATCGGCAGTATAACGGAAAACCGGATTAACCTTACCTGCATGATTACGGCGTGATTGTCCGGCATGATTGTCCAGCATGATTACCCGGCATGATTGTCCAGCATGTGTTAGAATTTTGAAGGTTCAAGAGTTTTGAACTCTCAAACCTGAAGGTTTTAAATTACCAGCCCGAATATGTTTATTATTCCCCTGGCAGTCAGGTCCACTGCAAGAGCCGCGAGCAAAAGCCCCATGAGCCTTGTAAAGACAAGCATTCCATTATATCCTATAAACTTGTGGAGCCTCCTTGAGAAGAAGAAGACAACCAGGCAGATTATGAATGTAAGTATAATTGATATGAGAACGATTGCTTTTTGTGGAACGCCATCTGCTATCCCCATAAGGACAATTACTGTGCTGATCGTACCAGGGCCTGTCAGAAGTGGAAGGGCGATCGGAAAGACCCATATATCATCTCGTTCCTGAGACTGAGTAATTTCTTCTTCAGTAATACTCTCCCCTGAGACTTTTGCATGCATCATGTCAAATGCGATACTAAAAAGCAGGATTCCGCCCGCAACCCTGAGCGAGTCCACACTGATACTGAATAATTTAAGAATCACACTTCCAGCAATTGCAAAAAATAGGGCGATTACGCATGCAAGTATCACTGCTTTTTTTGCGATTTCATTTTTATCCTTGAAGGTCATCTTGCTTGTCAGGGAGATAAAAGTTACAACTCCACTGATAGGGCTTACAACCACAAAAAGAGATGAGAATACATAAATGAAAAACCCGAGGTTTCCGTCGACCATTTTTATCTCCTACCCCTTTAAAGATCTTCAGGTTTTAGGTATAATTTTTATATTTTTATGAAGTTCGCTTTTGAATTTTACCATGTTTTTGGCATTCGGTTTTTTTAAATTGAAATATAAAAATTCAAACAATATAATCTAAACACTCTGAATAATCTGGATACCTTGAATTTAAAGTTTTCCGGGGAGTTTGATTTCACGATACTTTGATGAGGAAGTAAGAAGATAACAATCTATCAGGAGACGGCTCTATATTATGGAATAACAAATAACTCTTTAATGTTTGTGTAACCCCTTAATAGTAAATAACAGTTTACAAGCTATATAAGCAAAGGCAGTGGTTCTGATGACCGGGGAAAAAATAGAAAAAGAAATCTTTGAAGAGCTTAATTTCATAAAGAAACAGCTTGCAGAAATTAAGGAACATATGGTGGATATAGATGCCCTGCTCACCGCAGAAGAAAAAGAGCTTGTTTTCAGAAGTTTTGAAAATGAGGTGAGAGGAAGGCTTGTACCTTTAAAGAAGCTTGAAGAAATGAGGCTTTGAAATGTTCGAAGTTTTTTTTGATATCCCTGCACAGGATTTTATGATGAAGGCAGATGAGAATACGCACTCCAGGATCAGGGAAATCCTTAAAGAGCTTGCTTCTGATCCCGTTCCACTGGGCGCAAAAAGAATTATCGAAAGCCAGGAAAAATTATTCCGGTTTCGGTCCAGGCATTTAAGGCTGCTTTATAGAGTAGATTACGAAAAACTGGCCATTGTAGTAATTACAATAGAGCCCCTGAGCCGGATGTCCCGTTGAATCGAAAGCCTGGATTTTTGCTGACAATTTTTTACTATCTTTCATTTTATACACTGCGAGTTTTTCTGGTTTTTCTGGTTTTTCTGGTTGTTCTGGCTGTTCTGGCTGTTCTGGCTGTTCTGGCTGTTCTGGCTTTTCGGGAGGAATCGGAGGGTTCCTTACCGACGTTATTTATACCCTCAACTCCATAAAAACGACATCGAATGTTGATAAATTAGATATCCACGATGATGAGAATGTTTACGAACATGTT is drawn from Methanosarcina lacustris Z-7289 and contains these coding sequences:
- a CDS encoding MarC family protein; amino-acid sequence: MVDGNLGFFIYVFSSLFVVVSPISGVVTFISLTSKMTFKDKNEIAKKAVILACVIALFFAIAGSVILKLFSISVDSLRVAGGILLFSIAFDMMHAKVSGESITEEEITQSQERDDIWVFPIALPLLTGPGTISTVIVLMGIADGVPQKAIVLISIILTFIICLVVFFFSRRLHKFIGYNGMLVFTRLMGLLLAALAVDLTARGIINIFGLVI
- a CDS encoding type II toxin-antitoxin system RelE family toxin — encoded protein: MFEVFFDIPAQDFMMKADENTHSRIREILKELASDPVPLGAKRIIESQEKLFRFRSRHLRLLYRVDYEKLAIVVITIEPLSRMSR
- a CDS encoding AlbA family DNA-binding domain-containing protein yields the protein MVEKEIDSLCSQYGLKPTSLSDLMLKVNFPDPNQEYGFSGEENSIYLPLYEELNAVSSLSETGSDFLAYIQLVLDPEKASSEYLADFFNNPLGLKIRKAWGAKGFILRPEIREPEEPATVLSEVSALPGAAEEASFSGESGYSEIISPVAANEITFAGKASVENMCTETGENTSVLSGAAVPLRPEISSLPHVDLDSLTRSKLYLPDLQVQLEVLKIKDLTKELISQLSVFECRLSTYPKSITHIRKKLEIIREAVKLANDSDYILELIRRGESKKLEFKSTLRMNLITEKSDWNIEHAVLKTIVAYLNTDGGILLVGVSNNGEVLGIKNDGFPNEDKFLLHFKQLIKQHIGLNYAPMIEYALVPVNGKKVLEIDCIKSDKAVFLNPDRNDEEFYIRIGPSSERLTGSKLIEYVNRQYNGKPD